Part of the Lathyrus oleraceus cultivar Zhongwan6 unplaced genomic scaffold, CAAS_Psat_ZW6_1.0 chrUn0032, whole genome shotgun sequence genome, tccatttgccattgttgaacaCACTTGTAACAGTCCTTGAATTGGCGCGAAAATGATGAGATCTTGCTTCAATAAGCTTCCATTATGCTCAcggatgaaggattgatgaagaTCAATGCAAGTTTTTTGGAGAATTttggagaaaagttgagagaagaagttgaagaattttgggatttctagatctagatctcaattctgttatgattattCCAAAAgcagttatgatttagcttttatatgtgATGCTAATGATGTTGGTAATCATGTTTAGTGTTAATGCAAGTGTTTAAGCCAAAACCAAGTTTTAGTGCAAATTGGAAAATTGGCCAATTCACCCTTCACATGTGAttcaatgtaacagtgccaatTCCTGGTTTGGATCAACTTCAAATGATGTTTCTAAGCCAATGCAAGTGGAATTGAGTGAATGCCATGCCTAATTTTCAAAATGCccttttccctccaattttcaaaataggttcaagtgaaaaatgcactttttgtgtgatgagttttaatgaaatgtgatgcatgaattggatagaagagatcaaaagaaacttgctccaaaaagaaccacatgaattggccttttggtgcaaaagttatgccttgttgaagttcaaattttcttgaccaagattgatccataacttgccaaccacaaatgagaaattcatgttcttggactttttggaaaggtgagagaaagatctacaactttcatgttggacaaaatttcatttgaagcatttttggacatgtaattttaaggagaaaacctttccatttttggcaattttgaattacaagtcactttctatttttggaaagttttcatctgactttattttcttcaacgttgatgtttgaaatgtcaaatgaaacttgtttggacatgaattAAGTGTATCTAACCCtatcccacctccaaatccatcagttgacctttggttgacttttgttgactgatagatgaacttgccatgcatagatgaacttgagcctcaaactcctgatgaaatggctcaaacatgaaaccctagcttccataagctcaacataatcatagaatgatctctcatctcaatgaagacctcatctcctttgacaagccctgattggcacaattcagattattagggttgaccagaggtcaaaaccctaatctcaaggaatctgatcaagcataaggaatctcttggtgatgatgataccatgatgatgatggtgtaccATTTCTACCAAGATGATGATaaacctccttgaggaaccaagaaaccctaatttgaagcacaaaccctcagatggttagtgatccattcaatgagaccctcagcttgcatctcttaacctctttatcttctgatcaagacttaggaggatgacttgcttgttgTGGCCATATGATgtgcaaatatgcaatgcctaatgtcataagaatgatatgcaatatgctaagctagtcccaagagaggagggcaaattttgaggtgttacacgtaccaacataaaaatgagggatcaaaacctcgtagttcgtgatacaaatttcaaagtgggtgcattgcttttaacaaaatttaagcTTGAAATGCACAAAGGTttaaaaatggtttgaatgagttagttctttttttggattttgaaagtttaagtcaagtataattaagttcatttacaagtttgattaagaaaaggagtttgaaaatgcaatggcataaggccaaagtttctatcttgcgaagtggtcaaaatttagaaaataacaagttcaaacaaagaagttgTTGAAAGGAGgaagatattttgaaattaaagaaatggggaggagatgaagagactaatcctatgcacaaaattaaaagttaagagttgagaagatctgactgatgggtagcaatccaatagacaaaaatgtcttatagaaaccccaaattcccttggatattagaatcaagcaacaaacaatgcatacaatattaacttgaagagcaaggcatcaaataaagatagtcgcatccaagcttagccactccatgattTTCTTCAAATTAGTCCATGTAACAGATGAACTCCAAAAgcacaggtttaaaataacaacttcatagtgatcatgttgtagatgaactcaaagggatcttgaatgatgtatcagatgaagtttcaaattgcaagcacttgatttcataaaagttggcattggccaagtcctttagcataggaaggttgcctaaattctaagtccaattggtccaATATCAAgtcaatagtccacacaaaagttttttagggtttttgttcttattatgtacattaatggtccaagaccacacaaacaaacaaaatatacacaagcaagatatatcacacaatatggtccaaatggacaaaagggaaaatgacattaacataaacaattagaatggtatgaataatggcaaatgaatagaacttaaaaattaaaatgcGTTAAAAATAAAGGACTTcaaattaaatgttagttgttaatgagttagaagttagtattgttttgcttttgcttttcattttaagtcattatttggagaacacttaaccacttatcacaagcatgaatccttgagccaagacatcttccaaaggaatgaaaaaaggccaagtttccacacaataccatgaaagaggggagacttacaatcaCACTAACTTgaatgatatgccttttatgtcacaaatttagcgctatgttaagcaatcgtaattggacttatgtagaagtcacaactatttgaggccggacaatagaattttggtgttaatgcatgttagaaacatagtataatggattatgctcatgaaacataccacacacaaaaaggatatgcaaaagaggtggcctaatctcattcatacttatgttgattttacaatctactagccttaggacttagagatatcacatgccaaatgagatgaatgcataaagaatgggaatgagatgaagagggaggggaatggatcaaaactcaaattggtcaaaggaggtcttttaccaaattaatatcattcattcattttgggagatggaatgtacattccatcaatcccttatccaatgatattaacttgacaaagtcaaatcaatcttgaccaaggcccaacaacaaaagtcaaactgaaacaagtcatcacaataggtcaacataattaattggcatttattcaaattaaaaatactaaaataatacatttaaattaaatatggtttgtcaaattcctaaaacctcatcaaaacaccaaaaaatgaccattagatttatcataggtcaaacaaggtcaaaggaccttggagaaaaaaattcagaatttttaaagacttaaaactatttttaaacaattaaaaataatcacaaaatcaattaaatcatgaaaaatattgataatgatccaaaaaataattttaattcaaaatatgaaagaggaaattattcgaaaattttgggtgaaactctcatattttttggatcaatattaaaatcaacatgaattaatgaaaatcaaaggaatcaaaattaaaatcaaaaaatcaaaaaaccgtggaccacttgatctccctcattaattgaggtggcagatcaagtggtcatcagCACGCTCtccaccatggacttaagtcaatgttccacagggatggtaatcaaaaccaacgcatgagattaaaatattttgaattgatcatatggctcagaacctgtccagcacatCACCGGCGCTGAAActctggtcaccttctcaggcgaggcgcaccggactggttcagtcatcaccatcacataaatgaaaaaggaggacatgatctgaaagaaaaaatggcgtataACACGAATTTGccctcaattttaactaactccacatatatagaaagaaatggggagttgaattttgaggtgtgtctattgagttacttcaatttgacctctaagcaactcaatattcttgcctacattcgtaggacttcagacaaccaaagatccaagagaattgatgagaaatgagagagaatcgaagagatgaagttttctaaaaattaccttcaatgttgtgcagaacttgatgttgcttgcttcaaatacgatctgatcacacttgagaagcttgcaggaagtgattagcaagggtgcaaggctttggatcctggagtttttgaatctccaatagttgagattcaaactcaattttcaaattgaaagttctcaggttttcctttagaatgagagggtttgaattgggaggCAAATTTGGCACGCAAGGGGTCCTTGAATTGAGCACaaaggtcatgtatttatagcatgagggagtgatatttgcacacttaaAATTTTatccaaatttagcaatgtgaatggcacgagagcatgggcatgtacatgcccatgagGCAATGCATTAAGATCCAAAATAAATCATGTTGAACtctgaatgaagcttgattggcaaggcaatgtgaaatgaagtttgtacatttgatttcctccaataATGCAACTCTATTAAATCCATGCGTGGCCCTAGCAAACCTCAccccaaaatgaatgaacttggtttctttggaaagcttggatcaaggggaacaagttttatgttcaacactttttcatttggagcttggatcatggagaattttgaggtggaagtttggaaatttcaacatgttgaaaatttttctaagtgtcaagccatatatctcaatattccaccttacttaacttttcatgtgagctttaaatgagaaaagtgcttcatcaaagttgtagctctttcaaagacctttaaaatggtcaccaatttcatgtcatttggatttataatgatatagttatgcatttttgaagttcggaaaaatcacttgttcaatggtataggtcaaaaatgacctataatgtatcctcatatcatatgatcataaaagtttaattttcttccactccaaacataaagttgaagtatacatcttgaatttgattgtgcaacttgtacatctttcatctcattaaaattgagcaagttatggccttgggaagttgacttttcaaattagggtttagacaaaatgaactataatgtttcaacatagaagatgattttccaagtaaaactagctctaggtctcaacatgaaagttgtttgtaatatttagagtaacttttctcttggaatcattttcatatggtgaaaaattgtaggagatggggtctagggagacccagttttgatcagatgaattcatctggccaaccaccatcaaccaacttgctaaccttaaattctcttgactttcttggctcatggtagataatatatgcataagatgatgaatttttaagtgtcccttgaaaaatttgatcaattggtgagatcccatcaaccaacttgctaaccttcaattctcttgactttcttggctcatggtagatagtatatgaataagatgatgaatttttaagtgtcccttgaaaaatttgaccaattggtgagatagcttgttggagaagttacttaagatacccagtcaaactagggtttccaaggcaaatcaacctcaaactcttgaagaaaacttgatcaatatgacatgtaggaactcatatatgatgctcataaccattcttggatcaattcacggttgtgctctttgtcatgagggtctcaaaccctagatatgaacttgatagatcaatggtgatcatgcccttcctacaaaagagttaggcaaatacaaagacatatttttggtattttggttagtaaaatgataaaatacaagcatgatacaatcacatggtgcttggtgatctctcccaaaacaaacccaatgaaagaggggtaaggaggatgtcaaggtatgatcccattgctaatgcatatgatgaatttgcatgagggatcttagggtcaaaattggggtcttacaaacaCCAACTACGTCTTCATTCGAGAAGGTGATTATAGCTTCTAATTTTCTCGCCTCGAGATTTCGGTAGTGTTTGTTGTTAAAACTTACCTGACATGTTTTCTCTGGGAGGAACTGCATCCTCCTTTGGTAGTGAAACCCCTGACGATGGTGTTGGTAATAATCTCAAAACTTTGCTTAAACATCCTCGTAAGAAGACGGTGAAAGCAAGATTAGGTAACGATGAGTGTGGCCTGGGTAAATTTTGTTGGGCCCCACGGTGGCCGTTAATTGTGACAACCCTTAGTGATTAAGGGTTTTCATAGACTTTATGGTTTGTTGTAGGGTGTAGAGCTAGCTCACATAAGGAGGCGAGAAACTTTGTGTATCTCGAATTTATGTGAATATGAGATTGTCTCCTTCACCCTGTAGGGTTGAGGTATTTATAGGAAGTCCTAGGCCTGGATCTCAAATTACCAGGAAGTAACATTTTCTTTCCAGTAGTGGGACAATGTGGTAAGTGAATCCCTATTAATCAGGAGAATATGACTACATTCTTCTAGACTGCTTCAACACTGTTGTGGACCAAAGACATGTCACTTTCCATGTTCGCAAGCTTTGGGAGAGTATTCAAGGAAATGGGTAACATATTCGACAAAATGGTGTCTCATCCAGTAAATTCGTGCTAAAGAACGGTCGATCAGAGAAATTTTGTGGATAAGACGTTATATTTCTTGCATCAACATCACTATTTGTGGACCCTTTACAAATATACCAATAATCATAAACTCATTAAATTTTAAAAACACACATAATTTTAAAAAGCAATTTAATAATATCATATTTATTAGTTAAACTAAACTTATCATCTATCTTTTTCCCTTATAAAATACATTATAAacttcttttatttattttaaattttagtATTTAAAATTAACATAAAACTAAACACAAATAACTGATATTACTTGAATGTGATCATAagatatattttttaaattaatcaGAGATCTTGAGTTTGAATCAAATCCTGAATACACATCAATGAACTTTGTCGCATATTATAATCCTATCCAATTCAAAAAATTAATCTTAACAATAAATAACTATATAGGATATccaatttttaaaataaaactagTCCTAAAACAATAAACTTTAGATAAAATTTGATTATGATAGAGTTCATAAAATGAGACTATATTTATTAGGATTTAATTGAAGTATATTAACAGTGTAAAAGAATTTTATACCGTCAGTTAATCATGACAgttaaatattaaaataaatttaatttttattttaaaaatctataaagtaatacagacgggtgatgatgatgaattgaCCGGGTAAATTTACACTGACAAAGCATAGTAATTAATCCctatttattatatttatttgttttaacAAATCCTTTTATTATTGCCAAAAAAATCCTTTTGTTTTAATAATACATCGAAATATTGTTGCTAAAGAGGATATTCGAAAGAAATTAATATTTGCAAAAGAATCCGGTGGATAATAAAACGTGGAGTCTAGAAAGATCCTTCGTCCTTTGAATTAACTGCCGATGCTACTGGGTCCACTCAGTCATTCCCCACACGCATCTCCACCGCAACAAACAATCACAACTAACTTCATCTTTATTTTCCTTCAAATCTCGTATCGTATCCATAAATTATTATCATTATAATTATTCGTCTCAGAAAATAAAGGAAACCTAGTTCTTAGATTTACCTCACAGAGTAACATGTATTCCAGTACTTGCTCTCAAACGGCTATGTGTAAGTTTTTTTAACTTCGAATTCCTTTTCAGGTTTGCTTTCAATTTCTGCAATTTTCTTTTATTGTGTATTGTTGCTTGATTAAACAGAATATTATCCGAATTTATTTGATGAATTGATTATGAAATGATTCGTTTTCAATTGGAATGTGCTTTAACCTAGCTCTATTTTATATCGTTTGTATGTAAAACATGTAAAGCGTAGTAATCAGATTTCGTTGTACACAAAAGTTTTATAAACTTGGAATTATTATTCTGTTTCTTTATATATTAACGAAATTTTAGGGTGAATTCCCATTTTGGTTCCTGAAATTGCATGGTGCTGTTAGGTTTCACTGTGTGATTAAGGGTTCAACAATAAATGTTCCTGAAATTGTAAATTGTTTTAGTCATGCATTATCCTTATCGTAGTATTTTGACTTATTAAGGACGGACACTTGAGATTATCCGCCGATACACCTTATCATCAGCACCTTGTTGTGCCTCTGCCGAACCATAATTGTTGTGCCTCAGCACCTTGTCATCCTTCTGGGCTTGTAACGATGGTGGACGGAAAATGGCTGATCTTGGCCGGAACTGGCCAAGATCACACATAATCAATGGTTTATGATGTTTTTTACAATTTGGCTACAACACACGATTCTACTTAAGATTGAGATCATTGGGCCTGAATGAAATTGCAAATTTGTAAGATTTTAAGATCTAGATGTTGACAACCTTGGTAATGATCCGGGAAGGGGTTAAAAATATCAAGTTTGATTACATCATTTTTAACTATGGTATTTTGTTTAAAAACTTTTAATAATGAAACAAATTGCTTAATTTAGATTgatatatttatattttaatgATTAATTTAGATCTTTTATAGTTAATgttcatattttatttaattataacaaataaataaatatatatgCATCTGTGTCCTATATTTTGAAATTAGCATTCTCGAGCGTGCTTTGTCGTGTCAAAGCTTCAAATGTGGAGATTAACTTTACTTTCATAAGTAATTTTGCAGGGAGTTGTCAACTTTAGGGATTAATTTGATGCACCATTTTAAAATAACTCTATTTCTTTTTTGGTTAAGACTTTTTTTTTTGGAGTTGAAGAAGATTTAGCTGTTTTTGTTTTTTGGAAGCAGGTTAGCAGAGTATTTGGTGCTGGGGCGACTCAATTTGTGTGACTTTGTGGTACAATTTTTGTGAATCATGAACTTCCGGTTTCTTGGTGATGTCCCTTGGGTTAAACCTCAGAGTAACCCAGATTCAGCGGCTCAATCGGTTCAAACCAAAGCTTTTGTTTCACAAGCCAAACAAGAATCATCTGGTATCGATCTCAAGTTGTTAGGATGGCCCTTGTCATTCCTTTCATTCTTTCCATGGGCAAATAATGCTGGAAAGAAGTTTCAAAGACCAACTACTATCAATAAAGAGTTGAAGAGACATGCACAAAATCGTGAAAATGTTGTTGGAAAAGGTAATGTGGCTACTCCTTTGCGCTTTAGGCCTTATGTTTGTAAGGTTCCATGGCATACTGGGGTTAGAGCATTTCTTTCTCAGTTGTTCCCTAGATATGGACATTACTGTGGACCAAACTGGTCGAGTGGGAAAGACAGTGGATCTCTTGTTTGGGACAAGCGGCCGATTGATTGGTTGGACTACTGCTGTTATTGCCATGATATAGGGTATGATACTCATGATCAAGCTAAGCTTCTGAAGGCTGATTTAGCCTTTCTTGAATGCCTACAGAATCGACATATTATGCGGACTAAAGGAGACCCCAACGTTGCTCATCTTTACAAGACAATGTGCATTAATGGTATGCCTTGTAACATATTAATGAAAACGATAATAGTTTCATGCTATGCTGTTATGTGGAGATGAGTTTACTATAACCATATTTACCACTGACCTTGCTTTTACTCAATGAATGGCAGGTCTTAAAAATTTTCTAATACCTTACAGAACGAATCTCTTAAGTCTACAACAGTCTGGACAATCATTGATTCAATTTGGATGGCTAAGCAATTTGAGACGAAGAAGTTGGAACTATCAGAAGACATAAAAATTAGTTACTGGGAATGTAAGAGTTACAAATTGTAAATTGCATCTGAATTTGAAAGTATTTGGCATTGTCATACACAAACTATGATGTTCCTTTTTTTTTTTAAGTGTATGCTTCTTATAATCTATGTATATAATATATCATGTCCTGACGCTATCTCGATTGTGAATTTTAACTGGTGGTTGTGCTCGACACATTCTCTCTTAACAAAGTTACTTTGATATTATCAAAATCTTTAGCTTGTCTCATTGCTCAATGCATATAAAATGTGGGTGGTGTTTTATATAGAAAACTATATTTATCTTACTGCAGGAAAAATGTTTTTAAATATGTGAAAAGCCTATTCTTTACGGGGATCACTTTTTCCACCTTAGGGGTGCTCTCCACTACCAGAAAAAAGTAACAAATGTTCTTTAACATTCGAATCTAGTTAATTAATAATCTATATTTTTTGGACTTACATTTTCTGACGCTTTTGTTTTTATATGTTTGCATCAAATCCTTCACTCTTCCTCCTTCATATTTTTTCAAAAGTCACTCAAAAAAAAATACTGATTGAGTTCTCACATTCATTCAACCTTTTATTATTGGAGCTCTTTCTCATTCATTTAGGCCTCTAATGATGTTTTAGGTGACATATCTTGTTAAAGTTACATTAGATAGCAATTTTAAAATAGGTAGTCTAAATGGACATGCATTCAGATTCCTTTGGAAGGTAGGACAGCGGAAATTTTATTCGTATCTCCATAATTTATTTTTCAACCCCTACATTATTTTGAACCAAAATGTCCTCATATAAATAActtattaaaattttaaaaatgtaaaaaaaattaactaTCGAAACTCTTTGACAAAATCTTTTGCTAcgaaaaataaaaattataaaatattaaaaGATTGACTATCGGAATTTTTTTCTAAAATCTTcaaattcacaaaaaaaaataatattaaaagTTAACTATCGGAACTCTTTTCCAAAGTTTTTCGTTacacaaaataaaaattaaaaaatatttaagaAATTATTACCGGAACTTTTTTGCGAAATCTTTTGGTAGgtaaaataaaagttaaaaaattaaaaaaaattgactACCAAACTCTTTTGCAAGATCTTACAGTacataaaataaaagttaaaaaatgttttaaaatatttattGCCGAAACTTTTTTTGcgatataaaaattaaaaattaaaaaatatttaaaaaatgaCTATTGTAACTCTTTTGCAAAGTATTTTAATGCAAAATAAatgttaaaaaatatttttaaaattgactatcgatttttttttcaaagtcttccgatatataaaataaaaattaatattaaaaattgACTATCAAAACTTTTTTGCAAAGTCTTCCAAtatacaaaataaaaataaaaaaattattaaaaaattgattaagaaaTTGTTTTACAAAGTCTCTCGGAacacaaaataaaagttaaaaatatttttttttaaatggtAAATTAGTTAAAAATATACAAGGGTAAAGttgatttttttataaaatgtagAGGTATAGAAATAAAGGTATGGTATGCGGTAAAATTTTCTAGAACAACAATGGTGTTTTTGTCATGGCTTAGAAAATTACTACTTTATCCGAAAATGTATTTCTGAATTCTGTCTATTTTCTGTACCGACTGAATTTTGGATGAATTTGTGATGTGACTTAGTGGTTTTAACGCAGGTGCAATGGCTGGAAAACAACCTTAATGGATGAATTTGTGATGTGACTCAGTGGTTTTAACGCAGGTGCAATGACTGGAAAACAACCTTAATAGATTTAAGCTCAATCATGTGTCCCAAACTGCGTCTGGTCTGGGAGTTGTTTTATGGTAATTAGTAAACTAGATAGATCTACGTTCCTAGACTTTTTTATTTTAGTAGTTAATTAAATCAATTCAATATGCATGCTTAACATATTATGACATATATTTTATGCAGAATTCAAAATAGTCATACAAGCATGTATGAAATTATAGGATTGATAAATTGATTATAGAATACCTGGATACATTGAGAAAATTCTCTTTTATGGTAATTCTAAAACTCAGAAGTTGATGACTTTTGTGGTTCTTCCTCAATCGGTACTCCTTATGCCTCGAATTTTCTTCAGATAGGAAAAAGAGATAATTTTGCTTGTGTACGGTATATTGCGGATCATAGTCTCTATATAGTGTGAAGGTCAATTAGGGTTCTCATTATTCCAAAATGAGGCATCATGACATCCACTCATATTTGAGTTCATActcaattatttaattaattaaataatttttaaatgAAATCTAATCAGTATTTTAACTCTATTTGATCACTTAATTATTTAAGACACTTAATTGATAAAATAgataatataattaaaatatatatgcccatataataataattggaatattaaaataacatatataaaaatattccaacaatctcccacttgtGCGATATATCTTAATAATTATATCACAGTTCTTTAGAAGCGCATCTAAATGCTATTTATCCTTAGATTTCAACTTTACAATCTGGTTCACCTCATACATCAATAATGGGACCATCACGGTTGTAGTCACTAATGTATAACGTGACAGAACCCTGACGACCACCACATCAACGTACTTGATGATATAGATCGATGTGGATGTGTGACATGGAAATTTCATGCAACGTGCTCTCTAGATCATGCATATTTTCAGTTGGTCCTACTAAAGCCTTTAGTGAGATCAAACTGAAGTTCCTTAGGTGcaattcaattttttttcttaatATTTGCACATAACAAAAAACTTGATATTGTTATAGCAACAGTACCTCATAAGTTTTTATTTATGTAGAAAATTAAACATAACATAAAGTTTGTatcaaaacaaaaccaaaacataaaacatagaaaaataaggaaaaaACTCTCACTAATCAAAGGCAATCTCAAAACCAAGACCCATGTGACCAACATGCCCATGAAAagtgtagatgtttgattggctgcattttatgttaaaacactaactggagTCTAATttcttgactgatgtcatgacatgctttgtagatgtttgattggctgcatgttgtgctaaaacactaactgtactctaatgtcttgactgatgtcatgacatacttgagtagtatgctgcaggtttagctaatacaggatttactgaatgtcaacCTGGATagtatgacattcatccctgacagca contains:
- the LOC127112066 gene encoding uncharacterized protein LOC127112066 — its product is MNFRFLGDVPWVKPQSNPDSAAQSVQTKAFVSQAKQESSGIDLKLLGWPLSFLSFFPWANNAGKKFQRPTTINKELKRHAQNRENVVGKGNVATPLRFRPYVCKVPWHTGVRAFLSQLFPRYGHYCGPNWSSGKDSGSLVWDKRPIDWLDYCCYCHDIGYDTHDQAKLLKADLAFLECLQNRHIMRTKGDPNVAHLYKTMCINGLKNFLIPYRTNLLSLQQSGQSLIQFGWLSNLRRRSWNYQKT